The window ATAAAACTGTATTGATCTCCTGAATGAAAATCGTTTGAAGAAAGCTTCTGATAGTCTTCTTTGTCTGGGATATGAACCAAATATAGATCAGCTTGGTATTTCTCTCCAAGTTTGGCAGCATATTCGATTGCATTCAATGAACACTCGGAAAAATCTGTAGGGCAAACAATCTTGAAATTATCTTTCATAGTTTTCTGGGGATTTTAATAGCCTTTCTTCCTATCTATAAGATTGACTAAGGGTTGATTATTTAGCATTCTTTTATAATTCTCCAAAATTTGGGGGGCAGCAGCTTTAGGATTAGTGACACTTGCAATATGTGGTGTAAGAGTAATTTTCTCATTCTCCCAAAAAGGGTGATCTTGCGGAAGTGGTTCTTTTCTAAATACATCTAACATTGCTCCTGAAATGAAACCTTCTTCAATAGCAGTCAAAAGATCCTCTTCTACCAAGTGACTTCCCCTAGCTACATTAATCAAGTAAGTACCCATTGTACATTTTCTAAAGAAATCAATATTTAGAAAATTCTCAGTTTTTAATGTTAAGGGTAAAAGACAAACCAAAACATTCACTTTTTGTAGGAAACTATCGAGTTGATCTCCATAAAAATATGGATAAGTCAAGTTCTCCTTTGGAGAATTCCCATAACCAAAAACATTGAAATTCATAAATTGAAGTTTCTCAACCACGTCGCCACCCAACTCTCCTACACCCAAAACGCCTACATTTACTTCAAGCTCTGGACTACTCATATCCCAGACTTTCGATTTCTGAAGTTGATAAAATCGAGATGTGCGTCTATGGAAATTCAAAATTCCCATAATGCAATAATTGGTCATAGAAAAAGTCAACTTTTCATCTACTATCCTAGTGATAGGAAGACTAGAATCAATTGTTTCATCAGATAAGATATGATCCACACCAGCCCCCATAGAACAAATTAGCTTCAAATTGGGAAATTCATGTAAAATCCCCTTAGGGTGCTGCCAAAGCATCACAGCGGTAATTTTATCTTTATTGACAATATCTGGAAATACTTGAATATCTATTTCCTTGTCAATTTCTTTCATATTTTTAATCCAAGCACTAGGATTTCTCCCTGGTGAAATAATTGCAATTGCCATTAAATTTATTTCTAATGTAAAATATTAACAAAATAAAATTTTAACTAATCGATCGTTTGTAGGATTACCAAAGATTGATCAATTTTAGGTACTGATATTGGAATTTATAAAAAGAGAGCACAGTCATATAATTGATTTTTTTCTCTTTTATATAATATAATTTCAATGTAACTACACAAATATGAATTTTAGATGAATTTTACCAAAAAACACTATTAAAATGAACTTCAAATCTTATTTATTGCTCATTAGTTTGTTGATAGCTTCAGCAAGCTTTTCCATTGCACAGCAAATAGAAATGCCACAAGCGAGCCCTGCATCGAGCATAGCACAAAAAATAGGTCTCACAGATGTCAAAATTGAATACAGCCGTCCAAGTGCAAAAGGGCGAAAGATTTTTGGAGAATTAGTACCGTATGGAGATGTATGGAGAACAGGTGCTAATGCAGCAACAATCATTACTTTTTCTACTGAAGTAATGATCGAAGGAAATAAAGTCCCAGCTGGTTCTTATGCGCTCTACTCCATCCCAGGAAAAAATGAATGGACGATAATTTTATCAGAGAACACTAAACTTTGGGGTGCTGTAGGTTACAATCAGGAGGATGATTTACTAAGATTCAAAGTTAAACCTGGAAAAACAGGTCAAAAATATGAAACTATGGAAATCAATTTTGTAGATATGACTGACACGGGAGCTTTTGTAGCCATCAAATGGGAACAAGTAA is drawn from Belliella baltica DSM 15883 and contains these coding sequences:
- a CDS encoding 2-hydroxyacid dehydrogenase yields the protein MAIAIISPGRNPSAWIKNMKEIDKEIDIQVFPDIVNKDKITAVMLWQHPKGILHEFPNLKLICSMGAGVDHILSDETIDSSLPITRIVDEKLTFSMTNYCIMGILNFHRRTSRFYQLQKSKVWDMSSPELEVNVGVLGVGELGGDVVEKLQFMNFNVFGYGNSPKENLTYPYFYGDQLDSFLQKVNVLVCLLPLTLKTENFLNIDFFRKCTMGTYLINVARGSHLVEEDLLTAIEEGFISGAMLDVFRKEPLPQDHPFWENEKITLTPHIASVTNPKAAAPQILENYKRMLNNQPLVNLIDRKKGY
- a CDS encoding DUF2911 domain-containing protein — its product is MNFKSYLLLISLLIASASFSIAQQIEMPQASPASSIAQKIGLTDVKIEYSRPSAKGRKIFGELVPYGDVWRTGANAATIITFSTEVMIEGNKVPAGSYALYSIPGKNEWTIILSENTKLWGAVGYNQEDDLLRFKVKPGKTGQKYETMEINFVDMTDTGAFVAIKWEQVRVKFRIETEVDQIVMGQIKALVIDQEPSNPGLYYQAANYYFTTNKDLPTALDWINKSVDSDPKYWTMHLKAKIELALGKKKEAIESANKSMEMAREAKNPDYVGLNERLIKSIK